The following are encoded in a window of Urocitellus parryii isolate mUroPar1 chromosome 7, mUroPar1.hap1, whole genome shotgun sequence genomic DNA:
- the Tmem92 gene encoding transmembrane protein 92 has protein sequence MSDAWVPSLAPTLLLSLLAGPHRAIAWEEAPKCNIFFICTQGHKCCGYNCCQEMTIFSGPLRIFIIIFLVMLPLVCICGLAKRFCSKCRELEREPAEDHQGLPGPPSISPQERATAPTSEPPPPYSEVILKPALVLPPTEPPPPYSFSPEEYAGVRRGIDNPAF, from the exons ATGTCGGACGCCTGGGTCCCAAGCCTAGCGCCCACCTTGCTTCTTAGCCTGCTGGCTGGCCCCCACCGCGCGATCGCCTGGGAG GAGGCACCCAAATGTAATATCTTCTT CATCTGCACCCAAGGACACAAATGCTGTGGTTACAACTGCTGCCAGGAGATGACAATCTTCTCCGGCCCCTTGAG gatcttcatcatcatcttcctcGTCATGCTGCCCCTCGTGTGCATCTGTGGCCTGGCTAAGCGCTTCTGTAGCAAATGCAGGGAGCTGGAGAGGGAGCCTGCAGAGGATCACCAAGGGCTCCCAGGCCCACCCTCCATTTCCCCACAAGAGAGGGCCACAGCACCTACCTCTGAGCCCCCACCACCCTACAGCGAG GTTATTCTGAAGCCGGCCCTGGTCCTGCCTCCCACAGAGCCGCCCCCTCCCTACAGCTTCAGCCCTGAAGAGTATGCTGGGGTGCGGAGGGGCATTGACAATCCAGccttctga